The stretch of DNA TCGGACAGGGGCGTTTCCTCCTCCCGGAGGAACGCCTCCAGCGTGGAGGCCAGGGCGCCGGGGTTCCCGGTCATCCGGACGGCCTCGTCGTCGCAGACCTTCTCCTCGTCCTCCACCATTTTCCGGAACTCCAGGAGCACAACGGGATTGAAGAACATGAGGACCCGGAAAACGAAGGCCACAAGAAGCAGGGGCCGCCTGCTCCTTGCTATGTGGGCCGTCTCATGGGCGACGGCGGCCTGCAGCTCCTCCCTGGAGAGGCTCTCCACGAGGCCGGTGGATACAAAGACGGCGGGCTTTCTCCCCGTGGACGAGAAAAGCACGAGGTCCTCGTCATCGATGACTTCCATCTCCGGGGCCGGGAAGGGAAGACCCGCCAGGGCCGCCTCCAGGCCGGCGTCGTCCCCGGCCTCCTCGCCCGCCTCCCCTTCCCCGCCGCCCCGGCCCGTCTTGAGGGCGCCCCTCAGGACGGGCACAAGCTCCTGGAAGGCGAAGAGGGCGACGGTGCCCAAAAGAAGGAGGACGAAGAGGACGCCGAGGGGAAAAAGCCCCCAGGGCTCAAGGTCCAGCCACCGCCGGGTGTCCAGGAGCGCCCCCAGCCTGAACGAAAGGGAGCCCCGCGCCGGGTTCAGGAGCTGGTAAAGCGGGTAGGAGAAGACCGGAAACAGGATGGCCACCAGGCGCAGCCTCAGCTGCCAGGCCGGGCTCCTCGTCCCCCACGCCCCGATGGAGCTTTCCACCAGAAGCGCGGCCACAAGCGAGTGCACGAAAGCCTGCACAATGTAGGAGCCTATGGCGGTATCGAAAAAATAGGAAATATCCATTCCACGGGTCTCAACTGCGAGGGACGGGACCGCGCACCCCCCGGCCGGGACCGTTTAATAATAGCAGATAACCGGCGCGGGGAAGAAGAAAGGACGGCCGCGGGAAAGCGCAAAGCCCGATGCCGGCGTTATGGAGAAGCCCCCGGAACACCCCGGCCCGGGATGATACAATAAGACAAAGGGGGCCTTGAGAGTACCCGATGGCATATCGAGTGGCGAGGGAGAGGTTCGAAGCCCTGGTGGAGGAGGCCCTCCGGAGCCTCCCCGAAGAGTTCAAGCGGCATTTCGAAAACATCATCGTGGAGGTCAGCGATTACCCCACCCGGGAAGAAGCGCGGCGTGCGGGTGTCCCGCGGGAGGGGCTTCTGGGGCTTTTCGAGGGCGTTCCCCATCCCCACCGGGGAGGCTTCTTCGACCTGCCTCCCGTCCTCCCCGCCAGAGTGGTCCTCTATCAGAAGAACATCGAGGCGTTCTCCCAGAGCGAGGAGGAGCTTGTGCAGGAGGTCCGCTGGACCCTCATGCACGAGGTGGGACATTACTTCGGTCTCACCGAGGAGGAGGCTCATTGCGCGGTGCGCTTCTCGCTCGGCGTGGACAACGACGAGGGCAGGGGCTCGAGAGGGGGCACGCGGTGACCGCGTTCGTGCGGAATCCGGCCAGGCTCCGAATCGCGCACGACAACCTCTCCGTGGTCCAGGGAGATGTCCTCCATCCCGCCGAGGTCGAGGCGGCGGTGAAGGGCCGGGACGCGGTCCTCTCGGCACTGGGTTTAAGCAAGGGCTCTCCCAAGACCATCTGTGCCGACGGGACCGGGAACATAATCTCCGCCATGAAGAGGCACGGCGTGAAACGTCTCGTCGTTCAGTCCGCGTTCGGCGCCGGAGAGACGAGAAAGCGGGGGCTTTATGCGCGGCTCCTGTGGATTTTAATCGCCCCGAGGATGAAGGACAAGGAGGCGATGGAAGCAGCGGTAAGGGAGAGCGGACTGCAGTGGGTAATCGTTCGCCCGGTCAGGCTGACGGACGGTCCCGAAACGGGGTCGTACAGGACGGGAACGCGCCTGAAACCCGGCCCGTTTCCGAAGGTCTCCCGGGCCGATGTCGCCGATTTCATGCTGCGGCAGATGCAAAGCGACGAGTTTCTGCGCCAGGCGCCCACCATAACTGGTTAAACGCATCGTGCGGAACGGGGGCCACAATACAGACGAGCCTCGGACGCATGAGGCGGGGCGGGCGCCTGGCCCTGTTTGGAGAGTCGCGGGTTTCCCGCTCAGGGGCGCCGCTCCTGAGAGAGGGACAGGATGTAGTTGACGAGGTCCCAGAGGTCCCTCTCGTTTCCCTCGAAGAAGGCTTCATACGAAGGCATCGGGGAGCCGTTCATGCCCGTCACCAGGGTCCTGTAGATATCCTCCGGGCGGTCGCCGTTTTTGAACGAAGCCGGCCTGGTCAGGTCCGCCGGGGCTATGAGGAATCCCCAGTCGTCCCTGAGCGTGGGCGCCGAACCGCCGTCTCCCCGCCCCCCGCCGCCGTGGCACGCGAAGCACTGCAATTTCTGGTAGACCTGGTATCCCCTCTGGGCGCTGGCGGGCGTCATGGGCTTGGGATATCCCACAATCGGGACAGGTTGTGGATTCGCGTTTTCAAAGCCCGGGAAGAAACCTTTGACAAAGTAAATGATTTTCCAGCGGTCGGCCACGCCGAGCCCCGTGAAGGGAGGCATGAATCCCCGCACGCCAGCCGTCACCGTCCGAAACAGGTCTTCGTCCGTCGGGAGCTCTCCGCTCGGCGTGGACCGGAACTTGAACACCCCGTCGGCAAAGACGCGCGGGCGAGGGGCGAAATCCCGCGCGAGGTAGACCGCAGCCGGGCCGTCGCCCTCTCCCTTGACCCCGTGGCACAGGGCGCAGGACCTGTCATACATGGCCTTGCCTTGGGCGCGCGTGGTTTCGTTTACGGGCGGCCTCTTCGAATACTGCGCCACCGGAATCGGCAGCTCCTGGGCTGCCTCCGTGCGGCCCGGAACCGCCAACAGGACGGAAAGCCCCGCCAAGGCTGCCGTAAGAATGGAAATGAGCTTTGTCCGTATCATGGCCTGTCCTCCGTTAAAACGCCATGTCGACGCCGACGGACGCGATGTATTGGAGGTTCCTCGCCGGGCTCTCCGCACTCCCGAGCCCGGGCGGCAGCTTCTTGGAGCCCGCAAGGTTGAAATGAGACCGCGCGTAAAGTCCGATGTTGGGCACCGGGTAGAACTTGGCCAGCACGCCCAGGAACGAGGCGTCTTGGTTCACCTTCGGCCCCCCCTGCTGAAGCGCGGGCGGCAGCTCCGCGAGGCCGCCGGGGTCCATGAAATCGTACCGGGCGCCCAGGAGCCACTGGCGGTTCACCAGCCAGTCGGCCTCCACGCTGAGGCCGAAGGCGTCCTCGTCCCATTTGGAAAGGCTGCCCGGCGCGCCTGCAAACCGGACGTCGCCTATCCAGTCCCAGATGCCGGTGCCGTAGATGTCCAGGTACTTGTAGTGCCATCTTGCCGCGACGCCGAAGCGGTCCCAGTCCACGGGCTCCGCATAGACGAAAGGCCCCGTCGCACTACCCGATGGATTAAGGGTGGGCCGGGCCGCGTCCTGGGCGTGGTAGTAGAACCCGGAGACCTGCACGTCGGAGAAAGGGCCCACGATGTCGTACCGGAGCATGCCGTAGATATCCCACCGGGTGTCCTGCGAGTCCTCGGCGGTGTCCCCCTGCGCCACGCCCACCTGGTAGAGGAAGGACGGGCCGAAGGGCCTCCCGTAGACCGTCGCCCCTTTGCTTGCGGGCACGTCGAACAGGAAGGGCTCGAAGGGGAGTATGGCGAACCCCTCGACCCCCTCCCTTGCCGGTCCGGTGGTCAGCCCGTACATCTTGCTTGAAAACGCGAAGGGAAGCATGGGGATGCGCTTTATTTCCGGGGGAAAAACATCGGTCTCCGCATCGGGCGGTATGGGGTCCAGCTGCTGGCGGTGCGTGGGGAACGAGTAAAACGCCGACGGGTCGAAGTTTCCTATCTTGAAATTCGCAAGCTGGTAGCCGCCCAGGTTGTCGAATACGAGGAATACCCGCTCGAAGCCCAGGCCGCTTCCTTCCTCCTCGGCGTTGAACTCCCCCTCGATGAAGAAGCTGATGTTCCTGGCCGCCGTGCCGGCAAAGAAGAGGTTTATAATCTTGGGAAACACGACGTCGAAGTCCTCCTGCTTGTCGTCCTCGGTCTCCCTGAACCCGGCCTTTCTGACCTCGGCGCGCAGCCTCACGGCGGTAAAGTTGGTGACCTGGCCGAGGGTGGCGCCGCCCACGGGGCCGCCCAAAAGCTCCTTGAGCGTTCTGCCGCCCTCCTCGGTAGCGGGCATCTGGTAGCCGTTTTCCTGGAACCTCTGGCCGAAGGGGTTCAACCTGGGCTCCCGCGTATGGCAGGCGTTGCACGTCAGGTTGTACTTCCGGCCAAAGGCCGGTATGGCGTCGGCATCCCTCACGTCCAGCAGGCACAGGGACAACGAAAAGGCAGCCAGCAGAGAGGCAAACGCCACCCACCCGCAAACCCCGGTGCGTGTCTTTTCCATCGGCAAAACCTCCCGTTATCGGCGGACCAGAGTCCGTTTTCCGTGAAACCCGGGAAAATTCAAGCACAGTCCGGCTGCATTTCATTTACCTATCAAAGAACATGCAGGCTGTCAATAGAAAATTCCTTAACCCCGCATTGTTAAGCCCTGATTATCACACCCTTGGAAGCCCGACCGGAAGGCGGGGCGGCACGGCCGCCGGTCCCGGCTTGCCGGAAACCTACTCGATTTTTCTGAACGACCTCTTCCGCGAGCCGCACACCGGACACTTCCCGGGCGGGTCGCCCTCCACGGTTAATCCGCACACCTTGCAGATATGGTAGTCCGCTTCTTCGAGGGCCCCGATGTTCTCACGCGCCCTTTCAAGGAGGCGGGCAAAGACCTTTCCCGCCTCAAACGCGTAACAGAAGGATTTCGTGGCCCAGGTGTCAGCCGCCGCTATGGCGTCGTCCATCATGGGGAGATACATCTTCTGAAACTCCTCAATTTCAGCGAGTGCGGTCTTGAGGTTTTCCTCCGTGTCCCTTACGGCACCCCGTGCCCGCAGATGGTTCCTGGCGTGGATGGCCTGGCTCTCTGCGGCGGCCCTGAAGAGCCTGGCCGCCTGCCTCCGGCCCTCCTTTTCCGCTTTCCATGCAAAGGCGAGGTATTTCCCGTTTGCCAGCGACTCTGCGGCAAGGGCATTATCGATGTCTTTTTCGAGCGCGGTCATTATTCCTCCTCCGGCTTCTCCGTCCTATTCACGGCATCGCGCACCGCCCACACGTGGAAATGAGCGCCCCGTTTCTGGCCCACGCCCACGGCCCCCTTTGTAAGGTACAGGGCCCAGGCCCAGTCCGGCTCGAACATGCTCGTCGTGGACGACCAGTATGCCTCCCGCACGTCTTGGAAGGGATGTCCGGCAGGCAGGGCCGGGCTGTGGGTGCTGGCGTCCACAAGGGATTCCAGCTCGTTTATGTTGGGCAGCCGCCAGCCCGTCCCTTCTTTTCCGCTCCGGTTGAGCTCCTCCACGGCCCCGAGGGCCTCTTTCCAGGTGGCCTTGCCCCCCGAAAGGTCCGCCTCCTTGCGCCAGAAGAGGTGTGTGAGACGGTCATGCACCACGCCGCCCGAGACGGCAAACCGGGGCTCCGGCCATGCATGCCCCGTACGGAACTCTCCGTCCTGCCCGGAGCCCGCGCAGGCAATGACATCTCCACCCGCGTCATGGCATTCCCTCTGCCCGGTGGCGGGCAGGACGCCCCGGCCTTCGCCGCGCACCGGCCAGAGCAGAAAGAACTGCTCCTTTTGCCCGTAGAACATGCGGGCGCCCTCCATGTGTACGTACCACGCATAGGCAGTATTGATGGCAGCCGTCGTGGACGTCCAGTACCAGCCCAGGAAGACGTTTTCAAAAGGATGGCCCTCGGGAAGCGCGGGGTTCTTCGTCTTGTGGCTCATCAGGCTTCTCAGCTCGCGCCGGTTGGGGAGCCTCCAGTCGCCGCATCCGAAGGCCTTCTCGCGGTTCATCCTTGCGACGAAATCAAGCGCCTCCCTCCACGTGAGGGGGAACTCCGCAAGGTTGGCGTCCCGGGTCCAGACGAGGCCCGTCAGGCGGTCAAAGACCGCCTCCTCCCCGGGCTCGAACCTGGGCACGGGCCACGAAACGCCCCTTCTGAGCTCCGCATCCTGCCCGCTTCCCCGGCAGGGGACCTCCTGGCCCTGCGTATCGTGACACGTCTCCTGGCCCGTCCACAGGTAGCATCGGCCCTTCATTACCCATCACCCCGACTAATTAACCGCCCCCTTGCGCCGATGGCTCCGGTCGCCGGCGTACCGCGTCAAGAAAGTCCACGGTGCGGCGAGAATGCCTTTCTGAGCTCAAGCCAGCCGATGGCCGCAAGCGCTATCGCGAAAATGATGCCGAACTGGCTTACCGAAAGCGCGGCAAGCTTGAAATATGAGGCAAGCACCGGAACACTGGTCCCGGCAAACAGGAATATGAAGGCGGAAACGGCCCATGCGCCCATTACCCTGTTGGAAAGCAGGCCCAGTCTCCAGAGCGGCTCCTTTTCCGAACGGGAAACAAAAGCAAGAAGGACGTGGCCGATGATCCATCCGGAAAAGGCAAAAGTCTGCGTTTGGGCGAAGCTGAGATGCCGGGACAGCGCGTAGAGATAACAGACCGATACCGCGGCAAAAAGCCCCAGCCCGGAGAGGCCGATTTTCTTGAGCAGCGCAGAGTCGAGGAACCTTTCCCGGGGGTTTCGCGGAGGACGGCTGTAAATCGTCCCTTCGGCCAGCTCGGCGACAAAGGCCGCCGAAGCCCCCAGGTCCATGAACAGCTCGAGCACGATAATCTGAATGGGGGCAAAGGGAAAAGGGACACCCATGAGAACCGGCAGGAGGAAGGAAAGGACGAGAGCGAGCTTCGCCGAGAGATAGTAGGCCGTCCCCTTGCGCACGTTGTCGAAGAATTTGCGGCCCTCGAAAATGCCCCGCGCGATGGTGGTAAAGTTGTCGTCCGCCAAAACCGCGTCGGCCGCTTCCCTGGCGGCGTCCGTCCCCCGCTCTCCCATCGCGATGCCCACGTCCGCAGCCTTGAGCGCGAGGGTGTCGTTGACACCGTCTCCCGTGACCTCGACGATTTCGCCGTTTCTCTGGAGGGCTTGCGCCAAGCGGTATTTGTGCTGCGGGCTGGTCCTTGCGAAAACGGAGGTTTCCTTCACCGCCTCGGACAATGCTTCATCCGAGAGCGCGTCCAGTTCGGCCCCGGTAAGGGCTTTCTCCCCGGGAATCCCCACGCTTCTAGCGATGAAGGAAGCGGTCGCGGGGTGGTCGCCCGTTACCATGACGATCCGTATGCCCGCCCGTTTTGCCGCCGCCACCGCCTCCCGTACGCCCGGCCGCGGCGGGTCTTCCAGGGAAACCAGGCCGACGAAGTCCATGTCGTGCTCCAATTGCAGGAGCGGCTCTCCGGATTCCGCCGGGGAGATAATTTTTCGAGCGACGGCGATTACTCTTCTTCCCTTCGCCGTTTCTTCCTTGAGCGCGGCCTCCGCCTTGCCATCAGGCACTTCTGTAAAGCGCAGGACCTCCTCCGGCGCGCCGCTCATGAACAGAATATGCTCTCCGTCCACTTCGCGGACAACCGCCCGCGTTTTCCTGCCGTCACCGAAGGCGCGCTCGCGGACTATGGCGCCTTCGGGCTGCGCTATCGCCAGCGCGGCGGCCCTCTTGCCCACCGCCCTATCGGTCGGCGAGAGGGAAAACTCGGTGAGGGCGAGCAGTGCCGCTTTCACGACGTCCTGCTCTCGGTCGCCCGGGGATACCGAGGCAACCTGCATTTCGTTTTCGGTAATCGTTCCCGTCTTGTCGGTGAGGATGACCGTGGCGTTTCCCAGCACCTCCGCCGCCCGTATCTTTTTGACCAGGAACCCTCTTTGAGAGAGCTCATAGCTCCCCAGCCCCAGCACCATCGTAATGATGATGGGCAACTCCTCGGGAATGGTCGCGAAGGCGAGCGCAAGGCCGGTCAAAACGCTCTGTCGAAAATCCGCGCCGCGCAAGAATCCCAGCACGGCTATCGCGACGCTTATAAAAAGAGCGATGACGAGCAGCCGTTTCGACAAAGCCTTCATCGCTACCTGAAGAGGCGTTTTGGGCTCCTTGATTTCTTCGGCAAGCACCGCGATGTTGCCGAATCTGCTACGGGCCCCCGTGGCAAAGACTTCCGCCTTTCCTTCCCCGGAGACGACGAGCGTCCCGGCGTATACCTCGTCGCCCGCGTTCTTCTCACGGGAGAACGATTCGCCGGTGAGCACCGACTCGTCAACCTGAAGGCTGACCGCCGCGAAGAGCTTGCTGTCGGCTGCGATGCGCGCGCCGGGCGTCAAGACCAGAATATCGCCCGGCACTATGGCTTCAGTTTTTACCTCCGTGACGCTTCCGTCCCGGAATACCTTCGTCCGGGGTGCGGCGAGCTTCGCGAGCGATTCTATCGCCTTTTTCGCCCGGTACTCGTTCCAGACCTCGACGAAAACCAGCGCGACGATGATAATGAAGATGGTGAGCGCGTCCCCCAGGCTCCCCCAGATTGCGTAAAAAAAGCCAACGACCAGCAGGAGCAGGATGAGCGGCTCGGTTATTTCTTCTGCGGCAATGGAGAAAAAACTCAACCGCGCCGGCTTGCTTAACCGGTTCGGGCCGAACTCCTTGACTCTTCTCTGTGCTTCTGCAAAGGAAAGGCCGGTTTTTTCTTTCATATCAAGAGATGGCGTCCGGTAAGAAATCGATACAGCATCAATAATATACTAAAAACCGTTCCTTGAACAGGCCGGACGAAATCAGGGCATCCTTCCCGTCGATGAAAGCTGTTCCACGCTCGTCGTCCCCTTATGAAATACCCGATACAGGTTTGTGTCAAAGCCCTTCATTCGGTTATCTCCTCGTGAACCCTCCTTGACGGCCTTCGTTCTTTGGTGGAAGCGGTCTTCGTCCCGGTCGACCTTCCCCCTCTTCCTGAGGAGGGAAACTCCGGCTGCAGCGCCTTCCCGCCGGTGCTATAATCTACTTGCTTGAGAGAAGATGACGGGAAAGCGCAAACAAAAAGCCCTTCTGCTGATTGCCTTTTCACTTTTGTGCGGGTGCGCGACTTTTAAGAGCAAGCCCCTGCAACCCGCCAAAACGGCCTCGAGCTTCGAGGCCCGCACGCTGCGGAGCGCGGGGCTCGAGGGGTTCATCGTGAAGAACCTGAAAGGGAAAAAGGAGGCCCTGCCGGAGCTCACGTGGCCGCCCGGGACATGGGACCTCAAGCTGCTTTCGCTTGCCGCCCTTTATTACCATCCGGACATGGACGTCGCCCGCGCCCGCTGGGGGGTCAGGGAGGCGGCGGTCATAACGGCGGGGGCACGCCCGAACCCCGGTGCCGCACTGACGCCGCAGTATCACGCCAACGCCGGCGGGCTTGCGCCCTGGACCCTCATGCTTTCCCTGGACATCCCCGTGGAGACGGCGGGCAGGCGGGGATACCGCATAGCCCGGGCCAGGCACCTGTCCGCCTCGGCCCGCATGGAAATCGCCGAGACGGCATGGAAGGTGAGAAGCAGGCTGCGGAAGAGCCTGCTCCGGCTTTTCGGGTTTACTCGAAAGGAGCTGCTTCTGAAAGAGCAGTATTCCGCGCAGGACGGCATTGTGCAGATATACGAGCAGCGGCTGGCCGCGGGGCAGGTTTCGGGCTTTGCCCTCGCAAGCGAGAGAATCGCCCGCGACAAGACCGCACTGGCGCTCTCCCGCGCCGCGGGGGGCACGGCACAGGCACGGGCGGGCCTCGCGGAATCGTTGGGGATACCGTCAAGCGCCCTGAAAGGTATCGATATATCGTTTGAAGGTTTGGAGCGGGTCAGCGCAAGCCTGTATTCGGCGGACGTGCGCCGTGAAGCCCTCACGGGCAGGGCGGACGTCTTGGCAAAGCTGGAGGAATACGAGGCTGCGCAGTCCGCCCTCCAACTGCAAATCGCGCGGCAGTATCCGGATGTCCGCCTTGGCCCCGGCTACTCCTGGGACCAGGGGGACAACGAATGGTCGCTCGGACTGGTGCTCGAACTGCCCGTCCTGAACCGCAACGAGGGACCCATCGCCGAAGCCAGGGCCGGAAGGAAACAGGCCGCGGCGGAATTCACGGCTCTTCAGGCCCGGGTGATAGGGGAAATAGACCGGGCATTCGTGGGCTACAACGCTTCGCTCCAAAACCTCAAGGCCGCGGACTCTCTGGTGTCGGCCCAGAGGGAAAACCTCGAAGTGACGGCCCTGCGGGTCAAGGCCGGGCAGGAAGACAGGCTCGCGCTTCTTCTGGCGACACAGGGGCTTATCTCGGCCGAGCTTTCCCGCCTCGATGCGCTTCTCTCTGCCCAGGAGTCCGTGGGCCGGCTGGAGGACGCCGTCCGGAGGCCTCTTAACGACCCCGCTGCGTTTCCCCGCGGAGCAACGCCCGACGGAGCGAACTGATGAACACGGGACGGAAAGACAGAAAGACTGTCGCGGCCCTTGCCGTCCTTGCAGCACTTGTCCTTGTGGGGCTTTTCCTGCTTCTTTTCTCCTCCCCCGAAGAGGGGGAAAAGGAGGGGAAAGAGCAGGCGCCGCCGGCCGGCGAAGCGGCGGCACAGGCTGGCGGCGCAGCGGTGAGCATCGGCGAAGAGGCCCGGAAGGCTGCGGGCATCGTCACCGAGGCGCTGCGGCCTATCAGGCACGAAGAGCAGATAGAGGCGTACGGGATGGTTTTACAGCCGGACGGCCTGATAGAGGCCCGCCGCGCATACATATCCGCAAAGGCGGCGCTGGTCGAGGCGGAGGCCGCACTTGCGGCCTCAAAAAAGGAATACGCGCGCCTCAAGGAGCTGAACCAGAAAAACAAGAACGTCTCCGACCGGGCGCTCCAGAGGGCCGAGGCCCTGCTCAAGACGGACGGCGCGGCCTCCCTGCAGGCGCAGGAGGACATGCAGTCGGCCAGGGACGCCAGAGAGCTCCGATGGGGCGGCACGCTCTCCGGTTGGATAACCGGCTATTCCTCCGGATACCGGAGGCTCGTCAGCGTAAAGGACGTCCTGGTACGGGTGACGCTTCCCCCGGGAATTTCGGTACGCTCGGCCCCGGAGAAAACAGGCATCGAGGCCCCCGGGGGTCCGCCGGTGCCCGCACGGCTCATCATGCGCGCGCCGGGCACCGACCCGCGCATCCAGGGGATGAGCTTCTTGTACCTCGCTCCCTCTTCCGAAACCCGGCTTATCCCGGGGATGAACGTAACGGCGTATCTGCCTTCGGGCAGGATGGAAAAAGGGTTCGTCATCCCGCTTTCGGCCGTGGTGTGGCTTCGGGGCCGGGCGTGGGCATACGTCCAGAGGACGGAAGAGGGCCTTTTTGACAGGGTGGAAGTGCCGACCTCCCAGCCGGTGCGCGAAGGCTACTTCGTCACCGACGGCGTGTTCCGCCCCGGCATGCGGGTGGTCGTCCGCGGGGCGCAGGCCCTTTTGTCCAAGGAGAGCCTCCCGCCGCCGGGCGGCGGAGGCGAAGAAGAGGACTAGGAGTGCAGACCGGGCGTTACGGCATCCTGGGCTCCGTCGTCCGGTTTTCCCTCCGCCAGAGGGGCGTTGTCATAGCGCTTGCGGCAGTCTTTCTCGGATATGCAGTCTACTCGCTCGGCAGCGCACGGTACGACGTGTTTCCCGAGTTCGCGCCCCCTCACGTCACCGTCCATTCGGAGGCACCGGGGTTTTCGCCCGAGCAGGTGGAAGCTCTGGTAACCCGCCCCGTGGAAAACGCCTTGAGCGGCGTTGGCGGCATATCCTCCCTGGCGTCAAAGTCGATACAGGGGTTGTCGGTCGTACGGGTCGTCTTCAAGACAGGCGGGGACATTTACCTCGCGAGGCAGAAGGTGGCCGAGCGGCTTTCCACGCTTGCCGGGCAGCTCCCCGGAGGTGTAACGCCCGTCATGACGCCCCTTACCTCCTCCACCGGCACCGTGCTGATAATCGGGCTTGCCTCCGAGACGCTCTCCCGGATGGAACTGCGCACAGCCGCGGACTGGACGGTGAGGCCGCGCCTCCTTGCCGTGCCGGGCGTATCGAAGGTCGCCGTCTTCGGCGGCGGGGTCAAGCAGCGCCAGGTGCAGGCGGTGCCGGAGCGCCTGATTAAGTACAACGTCTCCCTGGGGGACGTAACAGCCGCGGCGGCCAGGGCCACCGGCATGAGGGGCGGCGGCTTCATCGAGGGGACGAACCAGCGCATTACACTCCGGAGCGAGGGACAGTCGCTCACCCCGGAGGAGCTTGCACATGCCGTCCTTGCGTACAGGGACGGCGCCAGCGTGACCATCGGGGACGTGGCCGACGTGGTGGATGCCCCGGCCCCTGCCATAGGGGGAGGCCGGATAAACGGCAGGCCGGGCGTCCTGATGATAGTCTCGGCGCAGTACGGCGCGAACACGCTGGAGGTAACGGGGCGTCTCCATAAGGCGGTGGCGGAGCTGCGCCCGGCCCTTCTGAAACAGGGCATAACCCTGTATCCGGACCTGTTCCGGCCGGCCGATTTCATAGGGACGGCGCTCCACAACGTACGGTGGTCCCTGCTCGTGGGGGCTTTGCTTGTCGTCGTCGTGCTCTTCCTTTACCTGTTCAACCTGCGTACGGCAGCCATCTCCTGCACGGCCATACCCCTTTCGCTGCTTGCGGCGGTCACGGTCATGGAGCGCCTGGGCCTGAGCCTCAATACGATGACCATAGGCGGGCTGGCCATCGCCATAGGCGAGGTGGTGGACGACGCCGTGATAGACGTGGAGAACATTTTCAGGCGGCTCAGGGAAAACCGCGCCCTCCAAGAGCCTCGCCCCGTGCTCGATGTCGTCTTCGACGCCTCCATGGAAGTCAGGAGCGCCGTGGTCTACGCCACCTTTGCCGTCGTCCTGGTCTTCGTCCCCGTGCTGACGATGACCGGCGTGGCGGGCAGGCTGTTTGCGCCGCTCGGGCTTGCCTATGTCCTTGCCATCTTGGCCTCCCTGCTCGTGGCCCTCACGGTAACCCCGGCCCTGTCCCTCGTGATGCTGGGCGCAAGGAAGCCGCCGGAAGGGGAGCCTCCCCTGATGCGCTGGACAAAGGCCCGGTACGAAAGAATCCTCCACGGGGTCGAAAGGCGTCCCCGCGCGGTTATTGCCGCGGCGGCCGCCCTCGTTATCGCGACACTCGTCGTCATGCCGTTTCTGCGCGGAAGTTTTCTGCCGGAGCTTGTGGAGGGGAACTTCATCGTCCACGTGGCGGCGGCGCCGGGGACTTCCCTCGAGGAGACCTTGCGCATGGGCGGACGCATATCGGACGAACTTCTCCGTTTGCCGCGCGCCGGGAGGGCCGAGGAGGGCGAAGAGGCCAGGGGGTCGAACGCCAGCGAGTTCGGCGTCGTGCTGAAGCCGCTTGACAGAAGACACTTCCTGCGCGCAAAGAGAGAAATCAGGGACACGCTCGGGAAGTTCCCCGGCGTAGGCGTCTCGATAGAGACCTTTCTTACCGAGAGGATAAACGAGACCATATCGGGCTACACCGCGCCCGTGGCCGTCAACATCTTCGGCAGCGACCTGAACGTCCTGGACGAAAAAGCCAGGGAGGTCGCGGCGGTTTTGAGAGGGATGCGCGGGGCCGCGGACGTCCGCCTGCAAGCGCCCCCCAGCGCCCCGCAGCT from Nitrospirota bacterium encodes:
- a CDS encoding M56 family metallopeptidase, with product MDISYFFDTAIGSYIVQAFVHSLVAALLVESSIGAWGTRSPAWQLRLRLVAILFPVFSYPLYQLLNPARGSLSFRLGALLDTRRWLDLEPWGLFPLGVLFVLLLLGTVALFAFQELVPVLRGALKTGRGGGEGEAGEEAGDDAGLEAALAGLPFPAPEMEVIDDEDLVLFSSTGRKPAVFVSTGLVESLSREELQAAVAHETAHIARSRRPLLLVAFVFRVLMFFNPVVLLEFRKMVEDEEKVCDDEAVRMTGNPGALASTLEAFLREEETPLSEDGTIGANVSHMTHAAVLRERIARLRGEEAAGNPRGEGSWAQVVLTLAAAGAVCYFIV
- a CDS encoding metallopeptidase family protein encodes the protein MAYRVARERFEALVEEALRSLPEEFKRHFENIIVEVSDYPTREEARRAGVPREGLLGLFEGVPHPHRGGFFDLPPVLPARVVLYQKNIEAFSQSEEELVQEVRWTLMHEVGHYFGLTEEEAHCAVRFSLGVDNDEGRGSRGGTR
- a CDS encoding NAD(P)H-binding protein gives rise to the protein MTAFVRNPARLRIAHDNLSVVQGDVLHPAEVEAAVKGRDAVLSALGLSKGSPKTICADGTGNIISAMKRHGVKRLVVQSAFGAGETRKRGLYARLLWILIAPRMKDKEAMEAAVRESGLQWVIVRPVRLTDGPETGSYRTGTRLKPGPFPKVSRADVADFMLRQMQSDEFLRQAPTITG
- a CDS encoding cytochrome c, with the translated sequence MIRTKLISILTAALAGLSVLLAVPGRTEAAQELPIPVAQYSKRPPVNETTRAQGKAMYDRSCALCHGVKGEGDGPAAVYLARDFAPRPRVFADGVFKFRSTPSGELPTDEDLFRTVTAGVRGFMPPFTGLGVADRWKIIYFVKGFFPGFENANPQPVPIVGYPKPMTPASAQRGYQVYQKLQCFACHGGGGRGDGGSAPTLRDDWGFLIAPADLTRPASFKNGDRPEDIYRTLVTGMNGSPMPSYEAFFEGNERDLWDLVNYILSLSQERRP
- a CDS encoding rubrerythrin family protein, whose translation is MTALEKDIDNALAAESLANGKYLAFAWKAEKEGRRQAARLFRAAAESQAIHARNHLRARGAVRDTEENLKTALAEIEEFQKMYLPMMDDAIAAADTWATKSFCYAFEAGKVFARLLERARENIGALEEADYHICKVCGLTVEGDPPGKCPVCGSRKRSFRKIE
- a CDS encoding DUF1566 domain-containing protein, which codes for MKGRCYLWTGQETCHDTQGQEVPCRGSGQDAELRRGVSWPVPRFEPGEEAVFDRLTGLVWTRDANLAEFPLTWREALDFVARMNREKAFGCGDWRLPNRRELRSLMSHKTKNPALPEGHPFENVFLGWYWTSTTAAINTAYAWYVHMEGARMFYGQKEQFFLLWPVRGEGRGVLPATGQRECHDAGGDVIACAGSGQDGEFRTGHAWPEPRFAVSGGVVHDRLTHLFWRKEADLSGGKATWKEALGAVEELNRSGKEGTGWRLPNINELESLVDASTHSPALPAGHPFQDVREAYWSSTTSMFEPDWAWALYLTKGAVGVGQKRGAHFHVWAVRDAVNRTEKPEEE